A single window of Zea mays cultivar B73 chromosome 10, Zm-B73-REFERENCE-NAM-5.0, whole genome shotgun sequence DNA harbors:
- the LOC118473611 gene encoding uncharacterized protein translates to MRGFSMENKRRRGAMASCCRKENRHPWKRRSAAMADEGSARLAALGTCEQPLGSGSTSRRGQHRHGEKDEGRRRAHQQEGKEQGSRRWGCASIPWAAGRALDRGQGRAPGRSVKLQQGGATMAGRGGRHGRDVERAGMTSEAL, encoded by the coding sequence ATGCGTGGGTTTTCCATGGAAAACAAGAGGAGAAGGGGCGCCATGGCTTCTTGCTGCAGGAAAGAAAATCGTCATCCATGGAAGAGGAGGTCGGCGGCCATGGCTGATGAAGGCTCTGCACGGCTGGCAGCATTGGGAACTTGCGAGCAACCATTAGGGAGCGGCTCGACGAGCAGGAGAGGGCAGCACCGGCATGGAGAGAAAGATGAAGGGAGACGTCGTGCTCATCAACAGGAAGGGAAGGAACAGGGCAGCCGACGTTGGGGCTGTGCGTCCATACCATGGGCAGCAGGGAGGGCGCTGGACAGAGGGCAGGGGCGAGCTCCAGGGAGGAGCGTCAAGCTGCAGCAGGGAGGGGCGACCATGGCAGGAAGGGGAGGGCGCCATGGGAGAGACGTCGAGAGAGCAGGGATGACCAGCGAGGCTCTGTAG